A genomic window from Chthoniobacterales bacterium includes:
- a CDS encoding DEAD/DEAH box helicase, producing the protein MLTSAPDGLDVYGILSPQVGDWFRAKYGEFTHAQTLCIPAIHEGKSILLSSPTGSGKTLAGFLGIIDRLLTLPPRERDLGIHAIYISPLRALAYDIQKNLTEPLREMELEDDIRVALRSGDTRSTERARQRRKPPHILLTTPESLAILLCAEWFREALRACRYVIIDEVHAIAENKRGTHLSVSLERVERLVSTPLCRIGLSATVAPLELVAQFLVGMDRPCLIAEAKAVRRIEVEVFSPLRKQPYPPAGWTAGRLQKELAELVRSRRSVLIFTNTRSGAESVGIRLKQSLPELADQIETHHSSIDREMRLEVEDRLKNGELRAVVCSTSLEMGIDIGAIDLVIMISTPKGISRTLQRIGRSGHSIHDVSRGVLVATNINDLVECVVTSDLVKQRRLDPVRIPENSYDVLAQHIVGIAMTAPISIEDLLTLVRRAWPYRHLTNEEMESVLIYLSGGGRSLQKQYEDTFGKIRVIDGMVHALNTKKAEREYLVNVGTIAADGSISVMLGRKRLGTVDEYFIKHLRLGDIFVLGGRMVRLIETGIQEAKVEAADHELPTVPRWNQNKMPLTSGIAREVTRLRTELNSQLENTLVSSFESQVSSSANWLVERYELSLSNAQAVVNHFLAQRHFSAIPVERLMLVELHREEKLSHYIFHSLIGRSANDALSRLLVKRVNQLVGGNALVTIDDYGFLLTMLRFQELTIEQWHSLFTRANAEVELQEALKDSELVKWQFRGVAQTGLMVPRNHPGQERRLKQLRWSSEILFRVLQEHEPDHPLLAETYRQAEQVFLDAPAAFAFLEEVQDYEWRLVETPKISPFAFGIYVSKIKESMLMEDPNIAIERLFNEMYGDQAAAGL; encoded by the coding sequence ATGTTAACATCCGCCCCCGACGGCCTCGATGTTTACGGCATTCTTAGTCCACAAGTCGGCGATTGGTTCCGTGCGAAATACGGCGAATTCACCCACGCGCAGACGCTCTGCATCCCGGCGATTCACGAGGGAAAATCCATCCTGCTCTCCTCGCCCACTGGCAGCGGAAAAACCCTCGCGGGATTTCTCGGCATCATCGACCGGCTGCTAACATTGCCGCCCAGGGAGCGCGACCTAGGCATCCACGCGATCTACATTTCTCCGCTGCGCGCGCTGGCTTACGACATCCAGAAAAACCTCACCGAGCCGCTGCGCGAGATGGAACTGGAAGACGACATTCGAGTCGCACTCCGCTCTGGCGACACCAGATCGACCGAGCGCGCGAGGCAGCGCCGCAAGCCGCCGCACATCCTTCTTACCACGCCGGAAAGCCTCGCGATTCTCCTCTGCGCCGAATGGTTTCGCGAGGCTTTGCGGGCGTGCCGCTACGTCATCATCGACGAAGTCCACGCCATCGCTGAAAACAAGCGCGGCACCCATCTCAGCGTCTCGCTGGAGCGCGTGGAGCGTTTGGTTAGCACGCCACTCTGCCGCATCGGACTTTCCGCCACCGTCGCACCGCTGGAATTGGTCGCGCAATTTCTCGTCGGCATGGATCGTCCCTGTCTCATCGCCGAGGCGAAGGCCGTGCGCCGCATCGAAGTGGAAGTCTTTTCACCGCTCCGCAAGCAACCCTATCCACCCGCTGGCTGGACTGCGGGCCGGCTGCAAAAGGAACTCGCTGAATTGGTTAGAAGCCGCCGTTCCGTGCTCATCTTTACCAACACGAGATCCGGCGCGGAGAGCGTGGGCATTCGCCTGAAACAATCCCTCCCCGAGCTGGCGGATCAAATCGAAACGCACCATTCCTCCATCGACCGCGAGATGCGATTGGAAGTCGAGGACCGTCTGAAAAATGGCGAACTGCGCGCCGTGGTTTGCTCGACCAGTCTGGAAATGGGCATCGACATCGGCGCCATCGATCTCGTGATCATGATTTCCACTCCCAAGGGAATCTCGCGCACGCTGCAACGCATAGGACGCTCCGGGCACAGCATCCACGACGTGAGTCGCGGCGTGCTCGTGGCGACTAACATCAACGATCTCGTCGAATGCGTCGTCACCTCCGATCTCGTCAAACAGCGCCGGCTCGACCCCGTGCGCATTCCGGAAAATTCCTACGACGTTCTTGCGCAACACATCGTCGGCATCGCCATGACGGCTCCCATTTCCATCGAAGACCTCCTAACACTCGTGCGCCGCGCGTGGCCTTACCGCCATTTGACTAACGAAGAAATGGAATCCGTTCTCATCTATCTTTCCGGCGGGGGACGTTCCCTGCAAAAACAATACGAGGACACCTTCGGCAAGATCCGCGTGATCGACGGAATGGTGCACGCGTTGAACACCAAAAAAGCCGAGCGCGAATACCTCGTTAACGTCGGCACCATCGCTGCCGACGGGAGTATCAGCGTGATGTTAGGACGCAAACGACTCGGCACCGTCGATGAGTATTTCATTAAACACCTGCGTCTCGGCGACATCTTCGTGTTAGGAGGCCGCATGGTGCGCCTGATCGAAACCGGCATTCAGGAGGCCAAGGTCGAGGCCGCCGATCACGAGTTGCCCACCGTCCCGCGCTGGAATCAAAACAAGATGCCCCTCACCTCCGGCATTGCACGGGAAGTCACACGACTCCGCACGGAGCTCAACTCCCAGCTTGAAAACACTCTGGTTTCAAGTTTCGAGTCTCAGGTTTCCTCCTCCGCCAACTGGCTGGTCGAACGCTACGAACTCTCGCTCTCCAACGCACAGGCCGTGGTGAATCACTTTCTGGCGCAACGCCATTTCTCTGCCATCCCGGTCGAGCGCCTGATGTTAGTCGAACTCCACCGCGAGGAGAAACTCTCGCATTACATCTTCCATTCGCTGATCGGACGCAGCGCCAACGACGCCCTCTCGCGATTGTTAGTCAAACGCGTCAACCAGCTCGTCGGCGGCAACGCGCTTGTCACCATCGACGACTACGGATTCCTTCTAACCATGCTGCGTTTCCAGGAACTAACCATTGAGCAATGGCACTCGCTTTTCACCCGCGCCAACGCCGAGGTGGAGTTACAGGAGGCCCTAAAAGATTCCGAGCTAGTGAAATGGCAGTTCCGCGGCGTCGCGCAAACCGGGCTGATGGTTCCGCGCAATCATCCCGGACAGGAGCGCCGACTCAAACAACTGCGCTGGAGCAGCGAAATTCTTTTCCGCGTCCTGCAAGAACACGAGCCGGATCATCCACTGCTCGCCGAAACCTATCGCCAGGCCGAGCAAGTCTTCCTCGACGCCCCCGCCGCATTTGCCTTTCTGGAGGAGGTGCAGGACTACGAATGGCGCCTCGTGGAAACGCCCAAAATCAGCCCATTCGCCTTCGGCATCTACGTTAGCAAAATCAAGGAAAGCATGCTCATGGAAGACCCCAACATCGCCATCGAACGCCTCTTCAACGAGATGTATGGAGACCAGGCGGCAGCGGGTCTATAA
- a CDS encoding prepilin-type N-terminal cleavage/methylation domain-containing protein, with the protein MKASNIDAFTLIELLVVIGIIAVLAGIILPVMSSSQATAQAAKCQANLRQIGIGLTLYANDNNNILSNSAYGSTTLATNNSTTYKWMDAIYPYASSEKIFLCPSDTGAKYRASQNLKSGETSTDYGSYGLNGAYSAAGDGQTPPRSSALYQVNRLQLEDPVNTVWVTDTNNRGGNGSFGFTWTNAGANPSLTSTSPRQLDKIIERHHNGTNVLFCDGHAELRKLETLTPTHSVTDPVDGATKNVMYLFSVESD; encoded by the coding sequence ATGAAAGCGTCTAACATTGACGCCTTTACCCTGATCGAATTGTTAGTTGTCATCGGCATCATCGCCGTGCTCGCGGGAATTATTTTACCTGTGATGTCGAGCAGCCAGGCCACGGCGCAGGCGGCCAAGTGCCAGGCGAATCTGCGTCAGATCGGGATCGGACTCACCTTGTATGCGAACGACAACAATAACATTCTCTCGAACTCCGCCTATGGCAGCACGACTCTGGCGACTAACAACAGCACGACTTACAAATGGATGGACGCGATCTATCCGTATGCGTCGAGCGAGAAGATTTTTCTCTGCCCGTCGGACACTGGTGCGAAGTATCGCGCTTCGCAAAATCTGAAGAGCGGTGAGACGAGCACCGACTACGGAAGTTATGGGTTGAACGGCGCGTATTCCGCTGCGGGCGATGGCCAGACTCCGCCGCGTTCATCTGCACTCTATCAGGTGAATCGACTGCAACTCGAGGACCCGGTGAACACGGTCTGGGTGACCGATACTAACAATCGGGGAGGCAACGGCTCCTTCGGATTTACCTGGACGAATGCGGGCGCGAATCCGTCGCTTACCAGCACGTCACCGCGGCAGTTGGACAAAATTATCGAGCGTCATCACAACGGAACGAACGTCCTCTTTTGTGATGGTCACGCCGAACTGCGCAAACTGGAAACGCTCACCCCGACGCATTCCGTGACCGATCCAGTGGACGGCGCAACCAAGAACGTGATGTATCTTTTTTCAGTCGAGTCCGATTGA
- a CDS encoding glycosyltransferase: MVQTPPNSGDFTGGVQRGPRFVPGSIKNDAPVAASYCVTFLKPEMQHIYRQITALRRYRPVVLTQRRENELTFPFPDVRLLGKPWTHQLRRFWSRSVRGVPITAYGHEASRVLSELNKMNAQVLHIYFGNMGIYLLPLLRRRQIPVIVSFHGADATVNATDTVVRRYYEEMFALADLVVARSESLLGALEKLGCPPEKLRLHRTGVSLTMSVPIVRTTPVDGDFRFVQASRLIEKKGLDVAIKAFANFAREFPQSEFIIAGEGPLKKRLQALAVEQGVQFQVHFAGFLPQKTLHELYERSHVFVHPSQTGLNGDQEGVPNAMLEAMVTGMPVIATRHGGIPEAVEHGVSGLLVEEKNVAALTEAFLAVGRDGTLLQDLSIAASERVRTHFDRQKQARLLEDYYDEAIRRHRS, from the coding sequence ATGGTCCAGACCCCTCCCAACAGCGGCGATTTCACCGGCGGCGTGCAGCGCGGTCCGCGTTTCGTGCCGGGCAGCATTAAGAACGACGCCCCGGTCGCCGCCTCTTATTGCGTGACGTTTTTGAAGCCGGAAATGCAGCACATTTACCGGCAGATCACCGCGCTGCGCCGCTATCGCCCGGTCGTTCTCACCCAGCGCCGTGAGAACGAACTCACCTTCCCATTTCCCGATGTGCGATTGTTAGGAAAACCCTGGACGCACCAGCTTCGCCGCTTCTGGTCGCGCAGCGTGCGCGGCGTGCCGATCACCGCCTACGGCCACGAGGCTTCGCGCGTTCTCAGCGAGCTAAACAAGATGAACGCGCAAGTGCTGCACATCTACTTCGGCAACATGGGAATCTATCTCCTGCCCTTGCTGCGGCGGCGGCAGATTCCGGTGATTGTTAGTTTTCACGGTGCCGATGCTACTGTGAACGCCACCGACACTGTCGTCCGCAGATACTACGAGGAAATGTTCGCCCTCGCCGACCTCGTCGTGGCTCGCAGCGAGTCATTGCTGGGAGCGCTGGAGAAGTTAGGTTGTCCTCCGGAAAAGCTCCGGCTCCATCGCACCGGCGTGTCGCTTACGATGAGCGTGCCAATTGTTAGAACCACGCCCGTCGATGGCGACTTTCGTTTCGTTCAAGCTAGTCGTCTCATCGAGAAAAAAGGGCTCGATGTCGCCATCAAGGCGTTTGCCAATTTCGCGCGCGAGTTTCCGCAGTCGGAGTTCATCATTGCCGGCGAGGGTCCGTTGAAGAAACGCCTCCAGGCGCTCGCCGTCGAGCAGGGCGTCCAGTTTCAGGTGCATTTCGCCGGGTTTCTCCCGCAGAAAACACTGCACGAACTCTACGAGCGCAGTCACGTCTTCGTTCATCCGAGTCAGACCGGACTCAATGGCGACCAGGAAGGCGTGCCCAATGCGATGCTGGAAGCCATGGTCACCGGCATGCCCGTCATCGCCACGCGCCACGGCGGCATTCCCGAGGCGGTCGAGCACGGCGTGAGTGGATTGTTAGTCGAGGAAAAAAATGTCGCCGCGCTCACCGAGGCTTTCCTCGCAGTCGGACGCGACGGCACGTTGCTGCAAGACCTCAGCATCGCGGCTTCCGAGCGAGTGAGAACGCACTTCGACCGGCAAAAGCAGGCGCGCTTGCTGGAAGATTATTACGACGAAGCCATCCGCCGCCATCGGAGTTAG
- a CDS encoding aspartate aminotransferase family protein, with amino-acid sequence MLPEITTSIPGPRSVALAARLRKSESRNVTYVSDEFPVFWERAAGTNVWDVDGNRHLDLTSGFAVAGLGYGQPEIVAAMREQAGQLYHAMGDVHPTELKVRLCEELSRVTFERWGLGNGKTILANSGSEAVEAALKTAFIATGKRGVIAFEGAYHGLGYGALEAGGLPFFRDPFRRQLGDFAHLVPFPESGAMTSPDAPFPECDGTPMAAIAAQIERLLTNEEIGCILVEPCQGRAGDIVPPREFLPLLRTLCDRHGVLLVLDEIYTGFNRTGELFACDHSTAKPDLICLGKGLTSGFPLSACVGRTAVMDAWPESAGEALHTSTFLGNPLGCRMALESLRLQVAPNIAMQVRSTGEKLWRALAAIAHPRCGRVRGIGLMLGLEILDNDGTPDPALMGQIITRGLRDGLILLGGGKTGNVLSFTPPFALSDDEIHYTQTRLQTYFDESV; translated from the coding sequence ATGCTGCCCGAGATCACGACTTCCATTCCCGGGCCGCGCTCGGTGGCGCTGGCGGCGCGTCTGCGGAAATCGGAGAGTCGCAATGTGACCTATGTGAGCGACGAATTTCCTGTCTTCTGGGAGCGCGCCGCGGGGACGAATGTCTGGGACGTGGATGGCAACCGGCACCTCGATCTCACCTCGGGGTTTGCCGTGGCCGGGCTGGGCTACGGTCAGCCGGAGATCGTCGCCGCGATGCGTGAGCAGGCCGGGCAGCTCTACCACGCGATGGGCGACGTGCATCCCACGGAATTGAAAGTGCGGCTTTGCGAGGAACTGAGTCGGGTGACGTTTGAACGCTGGGGCTTGGGCAATGGAAAAACCATTCTCGCCAATTCGGGTTCGGAGGCTGTCGAGGCGGCGTTGAAGACGGCCTTTATCGCGACGGGAAAACGCGGAGTGATCGCCTTCGAGGGCGCGTATCACGGGCTGGGTTACGGTGCATTGGAGGCGGGCGGGCTGCCGTTTTTTCGCGATCCCTTTCGGCGTCAGTTGGGAGATTTCGCGCATCTGGTTCCTTTCCCGGAAAGCGGGGCGATGACATCGCCCGACGCGCCCTTTCCAGAGTGCGATGGAACTCCAATGGCGGCCATTGCGGCCCAGATCGAGCGGCTTCTAACCAATGAGGAAATCGGCTGCATATTGGTCGAGCCGTGTCAGGGCCGCGCCGGGGACATTGTGCCGCCGCGCGAGTTTTTGCCGTTGCTAAGAACGCTCTGCGACCGGCATGGCGTGCTGCTGGTTTTAGACGAGATTTACACCGGCTTCAACCGCACCGGGGAGCTTTTTGCCTGCGATCATTCGACGGCGAAACCGGACTTGATCTGTCTCGGCAAAGGTCTCACCTCAGGCTTCCCGCTTTCGGCCTGTGTCGGGCGCACCGCCGTGATGGATGCCTGGCCCGAGTCGGCGGGAGAGGCGTTGCACACGAGCACGTTTCTGGGCAACCCGCTCGGCTGCCGCATGGCGCTGGAATCGCTGCGTTTGCAGGTTGCTCCTAACATTGCGATGCAAGTCCGCTCAACGGGCGAGAAACTCTGGCGCGCGCTCGCCGCCATCGCACATCCGAGGTGCGGTCGCGTGCGCGGCATTGGGCTGATGTTAGGACTCGAAATTCTCGATAACGATGGAACTCCCGATCCGGCGCTGATGGGGCAAATCATCACCCGCGGTCTGCGCGATGGTTTGATCCTGCTCGGCGGCGGGAAGACGGGGAATGTCCTTTCCTTTACGCCGCCGTTCGCGCTGTCCGATGATGAGATTCATTACACTCAAACTCGCCTGCAAACTTACTTCGATGAAAGCGTCTAA
- the trpC gene encoding indole-3-glycerol phosphate synthase TrpC, with translation MDRLRQILATKEEEVRKLLHRQEHLRAAALARNDFRPFAAAVHQGEHALSLIAEVKKASPSVGVIAENFDPVLIAKAYESAGAHALSVLTDETYFQGHLRYLMQIRQATSIPVLRKDFIIHQVQIYEAAVAGADAILLIVAALTQDDLLHLLQVAETCQLDVLVEVHDEEEMERALDTPATLIGINNRNLRTFEIDLATTERLSEEVPEHITLVSESGIKTNADARRVFEAGVNGLLVGETLMRADDVHAAVAGLLDLD, from the coding sequence ATGGACCGCCTCCGCCAGATTTTAGCCACCAAAGAAGAAGAAGTTCGCAAGCTCCTGCACCGTCAGGAGCATTTGCGCGCGGCTGCGCTGGCGCGAAACGATTTCCGTCCGTTTGCGGCCGCCGTTCACCAAGGAGAACACGCGCTCAGCCTCATCGCCGAGGTCAAAAAGGCGTCCCCGTCCGTTGGCGTCATCGCGGAAAACTTCGACCCCGTCCTCATCGCCAAAGCCTACGAAAGCGCCGGGGCCCACGCGCTCTCCGTGCTCACCGACGAGACGTATTTCCAAGGTCATCTGCGCTACCTCATGCAGATCCGGCAGGCGACTTCCATTCCGGTCTTGCGCAAGGATTTCATCATTCACCAAGTCCAGATTTACGAGGCGGCGGTGGCTGGAGCCGATGCGATTCTTTTGATCGTCGCCGCGCTGACACAGGACGATCTCTTGCATCTCCTCCAGGTCGCTGAAACCTGCCAACTCGACGTTTTGGTCGAGGTCCACGACGAGGAGGAAATGGAGCGCGCCCTCGACACTCCGGCGACTCTCATTGGCATCAACAACCGCAATCTCCGCACGTTCGAGATCGATCTCGCCACCACGGAACGCCTCAGCGAGGAGGTGCCCGAGCACATCACGCTCGTCAGCGAGAGCGGCATCAAGACCAACGCCGACGCGCGCCGCGTCTTCGAGGCGGGCGTGAATGGCTTGCTCGTCGGCGAGACGCTGATGCGCGCCGACGATGTTCACGCGGCAGTGGCCGGATTGCTCGATCTCGATTAA
- a CDS encoding cytochrome c: MKFPILLAVGLCLVGCKPEEPASHPTPTPVPIMSGATLYSKNCAVCHMEDGSGVPMMQPPLADSPVVAGDPVRLIRVLLEGPALVLDPARDSYSNTMPPFAQLTDAEVAAVLTHIRKTYGHDAPAITVEAVAAQRAKKS, translated from the coding sequence GTGAAATTTCCCATTCTCCTCGCGGTCGGCCTTTGTCTCGTCGGCTGCAAACCCGAGGAGCCAGCCAGCCATCCGACTCCAACTCCGGTGCCGATCATGAGTGGAGCCACATTGTATTCTAAAAACTGCGCCGTCTGCCACATGGAGGACGGCAGCGGAGTGCCCATGATGCAACCGCCGCTGGCCGACAGCCCGGTCGTTGCCGGCGATCCAGTCCGACTCATTCGCGTCCTCCTCGAAGGCCCGGCGCTAGTCCTCGATCCCGCGCGCGACAGCTACTCAAACACCATGCCGCCATTTGCCCAACTCACCGACGCCGAAGTCGCCGCCGTGCTCACGCACATTCGGAAAACTTACGGCCACGACGCTCCGGCGATCACTGTCGAAGCAGTCGCCGCCCAGCGCGCAAAGAAGTCTTAG
- a CDS encoding quinone-dependent dihydroorotate dehydrogenase, producing the protein MRSLLHFGYEKIVRPAFFSLDAEKAHHAAMSSLARLSRHPALLTILSKLLTEKKPVELFGLHFPNPVGLAAGFDKNAVALPAWEALGFGFAELGTITAQGQPGNPLPRIFRYPQKQALINRMGFNNEGANEVAERLARWKRSGLWPKFPVGINIGKSKVTALEHALADYQFSFGRLAPFADYVALNVSSPNTPGLRELQERDALNELIGGIQKSNRQLMRPVPVLVKIAPDMGWGQIGEIIEIATDHGLAGIIATNTTLDHTSVLELGDQTGGLSGVPLEARATEIIRFICEKTKLPVIGVGGITDADSAQRKLDAGASLIQLYTGYIYGGPALVPEIVSRLR; encoded by the coding sequence ATGAGATCACTCCTTCACTTCGGCTACGAAAAAATCGTCCGGCCCGCCTTCTTCTCGCTCGACGCCGAAAAGGCGCATCACGCCGCCATGAGTTCGCTTGCCCGGCTCTCGCGGCATCCGGCTTTGCTCACGATTTTGAGCAAATTGCTCACGGAAAAAAAGCCGGTCGAACTCTTCGGCCTGCACTTCCCAAATCCCGTCGGACTCGCGGCCGGGTTTGATAAAAATGCCGTCGCCCTGCCCGCGTGGGAGGCGCTCGGATTTGGCTTCGCCGAATTGGGCACGATCACCGCGCAGGGGCAGCCGGGGAATCCGCTCCCTCGCATTTTTCGTTACCCGCAGAAGCAGGCTCTGATCAATCGTATGGGCTTCAACAACGAGGGCGCAAACGAAGTCGCCGAGCGGCTCGCCCGCTGGAAACGCTCCGGTCTCTGGCCGAAATTTCCGGTCGGCATCAACATCGGAAAATCGAAGGTGACCGCGCTGGAGCATGCGCTCGCCGACTACCAATTTTCTTTTGGCCGGCTCGCGCCGTTTGCCGATTACGTGGCGTTGAATGTGAGCTCGCCGAACACGCCGGGCCTCCGCGAATTGCAGGAGCGCGACGCGTTGAATGAGCTGATCGGCGGCATTCAAAAGAGCAACCGCCAACTGATGCGTCCCGTACCGGTGCTGGTAAAAATCGCGCCGGACATGGGTTGGGGCCAAATCGGGGAAATCATCGAGATCGCCACGGACCACGGGCTGGCCGGAATTATTGCTACGAATACGACGCTGGATCATACGTCGGTGCTGGAATTGGGCGATCAAACGGGAGGTTTGAGTGGCGTTCCGCTGGAGGCACGTGCGACGGAAATCATCCGGTTTATCTGCGAGAAAACGAAGCTGCCCGTGATCGGCGTCGGCGGCATCACGGACGCGGACTCGGCACAACGCAAACTCGACGCCGGGGCGAGTCTGATTCAACTCTACACAGGCTACATTTACGGCGGGCCGGCGCTCGTTCCAGAGATCGTGAGCCGACTTCGGTAG
- a CDS encoding aldo/keto reductase produces the protein MNQRPFNHTGRLTSDIGLGCWQLGGADWGAVDDDSASEILSTAVAAGVNFFDTADVYGGGRSESLIGKFLKDTKEEIFVATKLGRTSALYPDGYTEANIRAATEASLSRLGVESLDLTQLHCIPPAELKKGDVFDVLRALQTEGKIRQFGASVESMDEALVCLEQDGLASLQIIFNIFRQKPITTLFEKTKAKGVALIIRLPLASGLLSGKMTVNTQFDAKDHRSYNRDGAAFNVGETFAGLPYELGVELAEEIKPLVPEGMTMAQMAQRWILDFDAVSVVITGASRPDQVVANATSSTLPPLGRLLHDKLSRFYEEKVAAHIRGPY, from the coding sequence ATGAATCAGCGTCCCTTTAACCACACTGGCAGACTCACCTCGGACATCGGCCTCGGCTGCTGGCAGCTCGGCGGCGCGGATTGGGGCGCGGTGGACGACGACAGCGCCTCGGAAATCCTCTCGACGGCGGTGGCAGCGGGTGTGAATTTTTTCGACACGGCCGATGTCTATGGCGGCGGCCGGAGTGAGAGTCTGATCGGCAAATTTCTCAAGGACACGAAGGAGGAAATCTTCGTCGCCACGAAGCTGGGCCGCACCAGCGCGCTCTATCCCGATGGCTACACCGAGGCCAACATCCGCGCGGCGACCGAGGCGTCGCTGAGCCGGCTCGGAGTCGAATCGCTCGACCTCACGCAGTTGCATTGCATTCCTCCGGCGGAGCTGAAAAAGGGCGACGTTTTCGACGTTCTCCGGGCGTTGCAGACGGAGGGAAAAATCCGGCAATTCGGAGCCAGCGTCGAATCCATGGATGAGGCTCTCGTTTGCCTGGAGCAGGACGGGCTCGCGTCGCTGCAAATCATCTTCAACATTTTCCGCCAGAAGCCGATCACGACGCTCTTTGAAAAAACGAAAGCGAAAGGCGTCGCGCTAATCATTCGGCTCCCTCTCGCCAGCGGTTTGCTCAGTGGAAAAATGACCGTCAACACGCAATTCGACGCCAAGGATCACCGTTCCTACAACCGCGACGGAGCCGCCTTCAACGTCGGGGAAACCTTTGCCGGTCTGCCCTACGAACTCGGGGTCGAGCTTGCCGAGGAGATCAAGCCGCTTGTGCCCGAAGGCATGACGATGGCCCAGATGGCGCAGCGCTGGATTCTGGATTTTGACGCCGTGTCGGTGGTCATCACCGGAGCCAGCCGTCCGGATCAAGTCGTCGCCAACGCCACCAGCTCCACGCTCCCGCCGCTGGGCCGCCTGCTGCACGACAAGCTCAGTCGTTTCTACGAGGAGAAAGTGGCGGCGCACATTCGCGGGCCGTACTGA
- the mnmE gene encoding tRNA uridine-5-carboxymethylaminomethyl(34) synthesis GTPase MnmE, protein MTDTISAISSPFGEGAIGVLRLSGPQSHSILTRLFSGKLAKARELSHGRLEKDGTMLDDVLATKFDAPRSYTGEDMAEIFCHGGLLVTRRILDALLEEGARLAEPGEFSFRAFSNGKMDLTQAEAVMDVIHAQTDLALRASQQQLAGRLGHAMDALRTSLLQILAHLEAYIDFPDEDIDPDTGQSFLTRIETVSTEIAKLLATADRGRILREGVRTVIYGEPNVGKSSLLNALSGFDRAIVSPTPGTTRDVIEESVNIGGIRLILMDTAGIRDTSDEIEKQGVARSQKAHDEADLIIEVHAANLPLPSNSNVSKNTLLVANKADLGVHPSWTDHAVLVSCLQETGFDDLEAAILQKVFGGGAQLDNASAAINARHKNCLQRAQSGCIAAMTGLRENLAIELISIELHSALDAIGEVMGKVESDDILGEIFSTFCIGK, encoded by the coding sequence TTGAGTCACGGTCGATTGGAGAAGGACGGCACCATGTTAGACGACGTGCTCGCCACGAAGTTCGACGCGCCACGCAGCTACACCGGTGAGGACATGGCGGAGATTTTCTGCCACGGCGGATTGCTTGTCACACGGCGAATTCTTGATGCTTTGTTAGAAGAAGGCGCGCGCCTCGCCGAGCCGGGCGAGTTTTCCTTCCGCGCCTTTTCCAATGGCAAAATGGATCTCACCCAGGCCGAGGCAGTGATGGATGTGATCCACGCCCAGACCGACCTCGCCCTGCGCGCCTCGCAGCAGCAACTCGCCGGACGCCTCGGACACGCAATGGACGCCCTGCGCACGTCGCTTCTGCAAATCCTCGCGCACCTGGAGGCTTACATTGATTTTCCAGACGAAGACATCGATCCCGATACCGGCCAATCGTTTCTAACTCGCATCGAAACTGTTAGCACCGAAATCGCCAAACTCCTCGCCACGGCGGACCGCGGACGCATTCTTCGCGAGGGTGTTAGAACCGTCATCTACGGCGAGCCGAACGTCGGCAAAAGCTCCCTGCTCAACGCGCTCTCCGGCTTTGACCGCGCGATTGTTAGTCCGACACCCGGCACGACTCGCGATGTGATCGAGGAAAGTGTGAACATCGGCGGCATCCGATTGATTCTGATGGACACAGCGGGCATTCGCGACACGAGCGACGAAATCGAAAAACAAGGCGTCGCCCGCAGCCAGAAGGCGCACGACGAGGCGGATCTCATCATCGAAGTCCACGCGGCGAATCTGCCATTGCCATCTAACTCGAATGTTAGCAAAAACACCTTGTTAGTCGCCAACAAAGCCGACCTCGGCGTGCATCCGAGCTGGACGGATCACGCGGTGCTGGTGAGTTGTCTCCAGGAAACGGGCTTCGACGATCTGGAGGCGGCCATTCTCCAGAAAGTCTTTGGAGGCGGCGCACAGCTCGACAACGCTTCCGCCGCGATTAATGCGCGCCACAAAAACTGCCTGCAACGCGCCCAATCCGGTTGCATCGCCGCGATGACCGGCCTCCGCGAAAACCTCGCCATCGAGCTGATTTCCATCGAACTCCACTCGGCGCTCGACGCCATCGGCGAGGTGATGGGCAAGGTCGAGAGCGACGACATTCTCGGCGAAATCTTCAGCACTTTTTGCATCGGAAAATGA